From a region of the Torulaspora globosa chromosome 7, complete sequence genome:
- the MPD2 gene encoding protein disulfide isomerase MPD2 (ancestral locus Anc_3.111), with the protein MVARLIPFLLLVSILLGFGQAKQGPNTVDLVMSLDQYYDAVNSNESYTMVEYTTSWCHHCKKLAPNFVQLKQSFDADTAKPPVRFLEVNCEIFGTTICSGFPGFPMIHLIQPRTKPLEMPDQNQPVPLWRRIFNYLTSKYTNPRWQLDPDRVIEYRGSRDPESMKSFIEAVRKKDKLLRAVNRVLDESYDCNSEPEEQDKQLCEYGKKFIRDTERLSNEDLAKERLKLENILQHNKELKDNLKVYNEVKLKLQLLNQLLVSSSTHDEL; encoded by the coding sequence ATGGTAGCCAGACTAATACCGTTCTTACTGTTGGTTTCGATATTGTTAGGCTTTGGGCAAGCCAAACAGGGCCCTAACACCGTGGATTTGGTGATGTCGCTTGACCAATACTACGATGCTGTCAATAGCAACGAGTCCTACACAATGGTTGAATACACCACTAGCTGGTGCCATCACTGCAAGAAGCTTGCGCCTAATTTTGTGCAGCTGAAGCAATCGTTCGATGCTGACACTGCCAAGCCACCAGTGCGATTCCTGGAGGTGAATTGTGAGATATTTGGAACTACCATCTGCAGTGGTTTCCCGGGATTCCCGATGATTCATCTCATCCAGCCACGTACAAAACCTTTGGAGATGCCAGATCAAAACCAACCTGTTCCTCTGTGGCGTAGAATCTTCAATTACTTAACCAGCAAATATACGAATCCGAGATGGCAGCTGGATCCAGACAGGGTGATCGAGTACAGAGGTAGCAGGGATCCAGAGAGCATGAAATCCTTTATAGAAGCTGTGAGGAAGAAGGATAAACTTTTAAGAGCTGTAAACAGGGTTTTGGACGAGTCATACGATTGCAACTCTGAACCAGAGGAGCAGGATAAACAGCTGTGCGAATACGGGAAGAAGTTTATACGGGATACTGAGAGGCTATCAAACGAAGATTTAGCCAAGGAACGCTTGAAGCTAGAAAACATACTCCAACACAACAAAGAGCTTAAAGACAATCTGAAGGTCTACAACGAGGTCAAACTCAAATTACAGCTGTTAAATCAGTTGCTCGTGAGTTCGAGCACACATGATGAGCTGTGA
- the ARA1 gene encoding D-arabinose 1-dehydrogenase (NAD(P)(+)) ARA1 (ancestral locus Anc_3.108) — translation MAEMLHPKLTEISFLLNNGVRMPAIGLGTANPPEKLAETKQAVKAAVKAGYRHIDTAWAYGSEPFIGEAIKELIEEGVIKREDLFITSKVWPVLWDDVDRSLNESLKSLGVEYVDLLLQHWPICYNKRNDPHGINGLARNPVREDGSPDYNESADWIETYRQLEKIYSDPKDRRVRAIGVSNFPVEYLERVLKECNVKPAMNQVEMHPRLPQFELNKFCREKNIKLTAYSPVGSHGAPLVDYPPIKEMAEKYNISPNDILTSYHVRQGSFVVPRSVNSVRIASNIEFAPLSKEDIDKLSDLGRTDPKRYINEEWNKVVPGFTGTGPPV, via the coding sequence ATGGCTGAAATGTTGCATCCAAAATTGACCGAAATTTCGTTTTTATTAAATAATGGCGTTAGAATGCCAGCTATTGGTCTGGGGACTGCCAATCCTCCGGAGAAGCTGGCTGAAACGAAACAAGCTGTGAAGGCAGCCGTGAAAGCTGGTTATAGACATATCGATACCGCTTGGGCGTACGGATCTGAACCTTTCATTGGCGAGGCAATCAAGGAATTAATAGAAGAGGGAGTTATCAAGAGAGAGGATCTATTTATCACCAGTAAGGTCTGGCCTGTGTTGTGGGATGATGTTGATAGATCTTTAAAcgagagcttgaagagtttgGGCGTCGAATATGTGGACTTACTGCTGCAGCATTGGCCAATTTGCTATAACAAGCGGAACGATCCGCATGGGATTAATGGTCTGGCCAGAAATCCTGTTAGGGAAGATGGCAGCCCTGATTACAACGAAAGTGCTGACTGGATCGAAACCTACAGGCAATTGGAGAAAATCTACTCTGATCCTAAAGATAGGCGTGTAAGGGCCATTGGGGTTTCTAACTTTCCTGTTGAGTATCTTGAAAGggttttgaaggaatgTAATGTGAAGCCGGCCATGAACCAGGTGGAGATGCACCCACGGTTGCCTCAGTTCGAACTTAACAAGTTCTGTCGTGAGAAAAACATAAAGCTGACCGCATATTCTCCCGTTGGCTCGCATGGCGCTCCGCTCGTGGACTATCCTCCCATTAAGGAGATGGCAGAGAAGTACAATATTTCTCCTAACGACATTTTGACGTCGTATCACGTTAGGCAGGGAAGCTTCGTCGTTCCTAGATCGGTTAACAGCGTTAGAATAGCTTCCAATATTGAGTTTGCTCCCTTGAGCAAAGAGGATATAGATAAGTTGAGTGATCTTGGTCGCACCGATCCTAAGAGATATATAAATGAGGAGTGGAATAAGGTGGTTCCAGGCTTTACAGGCACTGGGCCACCAGTGTAG
- a CDS encoding uncharacterized protein (ancestral locus Anc_3.109) — MNGPNVFSKSDGTTLPEQFWSESGALSAAAAGNGGANQGKNTLSESRMSGTGNLNGSCCPGGFVGYPNFIDMRQYQQMQSQYQAPGLQSVSSNPGTGLVGSGSNHSSPQPGDGILKKRVARACEHCRKRKIKCDAVNPETQKCSNCSKYNAPCTFKVREEIERRRKGCDIRETVGAGPEDLGVLNFAAPSSAAENAPQLGIYPEDQMYQSGLQSSFQRSSERVTSAGLSGRVEKLDRKVSSISKTLKDVESLLAELVGRKGKLKDTGELPKPKIKRYYTAILTPQILTWADKRLNTYGTEKSIMSPINELLTITLKWQMIEKKALTDFSAPMIRNGKFQLHPLPPRAQAKRIMENFRSAMLVSSAPGLVTADYYASLIDEFYSGKLLSYAELLLLHVSISFGAARMRILNPGDSYTLRKDRYDPTKEELQTIEYDCLLNAIYYYNKVSISGPSLTATQGLMLLSLHLRETRDSSLAFGVFTTAVKFAFDLGLHQRVSHLNLTLEEEIIRRTVWWHCANTDKWFALTQSRPALIKEQDMDLLSDQAYFDYMKTLLRLKGPSVAQDVEKLTDLQSCLDYVINYCDLLPTYVSYFSLKLTRIEGRVAQHCFSVRSTMDSSIDEIIDQLLYLREELNDWDDNLHPSMQLSSYKSYLSLLYVRDAADNPALTYEVACSRVVRCHFRSMHARILVGLFASSFLVDNISLLKGSRHPTSSIYRLFLNDTVEICMKMLRVFTTVDYEGNIYSSSLYCLLTGVFALILYIIKYSEEEDTHRLTEILDLLISSHSHLIGENEEYLISDNPKWNTSIFFYTILLSATIQYCQYLNLDIKYYALNLEAYKNMLTRIIDHSNIIKNRSLDSLVLYTKRFKLTEDQTVSSDGSEPKPVSKDIHASTRLLYPSFSTFIGTNEDTLTFFRSSEPFEVSTKPNPGYKGLEHQIFTNGSLFRIGGPNLLSSLESIGIESLGHGIENQNSAVNSAIDVNDGSNDAQELFYPYALFYDRDLFFSNLIAEVLVPPK, encoded by the coding sequence ATGAATGGACCCAATGTCTTTAGTAAGAGCGACGGTACTACTCTGCCAGAACAGTTTTGGAGTGAATCGGGCGCACTTTCGGCGGCTGCCGCCGGTAATGGTGGGGCGAATCAAGGCAAAAATACCCTGAGTGAGTCTAGAATGAGCGGCACAGGAAATTTAAATGGCAGTTGTTGCCCTGGCGGCTTTGTAGGGTATCCGAACTTTATTGATATGCGCCAATACCAACAGATGCAGTCTCAATACCAGGCTCCCGGCTTACAGTCTGTGAGTTCGAATCCCGGTACGGGATTGGTAGGTTCAGGGAGCAACCATTCCAGTCCGCAGCCGGGAGATGGcattttgaagaagcgggTCGCTAGGGCGTGCGAGCATTGcagaaagaggaagatcaaATGCGACGCTGTCAACCCTGAGACGCAAAAAtgcagcaattgcagcaaatACAACGCGCCATGCACGTTCAAAGTACGAGAGGAAATCGAAAGGCGCAGAAAAGGCTGTGATATTCGGGAAACCGTTGGAGCGGGACCAGAGGACTTGGGCGTGTTGAATTTTGCCGCTCCTTCGTCAGCCGCGGAAAATGCTCCACAGCTTGGGATCTATCCAGAAGATCAGATGTACCAATCTGGCCTGCAGAGTTCTTTCCAGAGGAGCAGTGAGAGGGTGACGTCGGCCGGTTTGAGCGGCCGAGTGGAGAAACTGGACAGGAAGGTTTCCTCAAtttccaagactttgaaagatgtggAATCTCTCCTAGCTGAGTTAGTTGGCCGTAAGGGCAAACTTAAGGATACTGGAGAGCTGCCGAAACCGAAAATAAAGCGGTACTATACCGCGATACTCACGCCGCAGATCCTTACATGGGCTGACAAGAGGCTGAACACATACGGGACGGAGAAATCGATAATGTCTCCGATCAATGAACTGCTGACCATTACATTGAAGTGGCAGAtgattgaaaagaaggcATTGACGGATTTTTCAGCACCGATGATCCGAAACGGGAAGTTTCAATTGCATCCTCTGCCGCCTCGGGCTCAAGCTAAACGGATAATGGAAAACTTTAGATCGGCGATGCTGGTCTCGTCAGCGCCTGGCTTAGTGACTGCTGATTACTATGCGTCTCTAATTGATGAGTTTTACAGCGGAAAGCTGCTTTCATATGCCGAGTTGCTGCTTTTACATGTAAGCATCTCGTTTGGGGCAGCCAGAATGAGAATACTGAATCCCGGTGACTCCTATACCCTGCGAAAAGACAGATATGATCCTACTaaagaagagcttcaaaCAATCGAATATGACTGCTTGTTAAACGCCATATACTACTACAATAAGGTCTCAATAAGTGGACCTAGTCTGACCGCAACGCAGGGTTTGATGCTGTTGAGCCTGCACCTTAGGGAAACAAGGGACAGTAGCTTGGCATTCGGCGTTTTCACAACGGCTGTGAAATTCGCCTTTGATTTGGGCTTGCATCAAAGAGTTTCACATCTGAATCTGACtttggaggaagagatcatTCGGAGAACTGTTTGGTGGCATTGCGCTAATACTGATAAATGGTTTGCGTTAACACAATCTCGACCGGCACTTATCAAAGAGCAGGATATGGATCTACTATCTGACCAGGCATATTTCGATTACATGAAAACGTTACTTAGATTGAAGGGTCCTTCGGTCGCGCAGGACGTGGAAAAATTGACTGATTTGCAGAGTTGCTTGGACTATGTAATAAACTACTGCGACCTACTTCCCACATATGTCTCATATTTCTCGCTCAAATTAACTAGAATCGAGGGAAGAGTAGCTCAGCATTGCTTTTCGGTCAGGAGCACCATGGATTCTTctatcgatgaaatcatCGACCAGCTGCTATATCTACGGGAGGAGCTAAATGATTGGGACGATAATTTACATCCATCAATGCAGCTGAGTAGCTACAAAAGTTATCTTTCCTTGCTTTATGTGCGTGATGCTGCAGACAACCCTGCTCTGACATACGAGGTTGCCTGCTCTCGCGTTGTTCGGTGCCATTTTCGGAGCATGCATGCGAGAATATTGGTAGGCCTGTTTGCATCATCATTTCTTGTTGATAACATCAGCCTTCTCAAAGGCTCACGACATCCAACCTCGAGCATTTATCGGCTTTTTCTAAATGATACCGTGGAAATCTGCATGAAAATGCTGAGAGTTTTTACCACCGTCGACTACGAGGGAAACATATACAGTAGCTCACTGTATTGTCTATTGACAGGTGTCTTTGCGCTAATTCTCTACATAATAAAGTacagcgaagaagaggacaCGCACAGGTTGACTGAAATTCTCGACCTTTTGATATCTAGCCATTCGCATTTGATCGGTGAGAACGAAGAATATTTGATATCTGACAATCCAAAATGGAATACTTCAATTTTCTTTTACACAATACTATTGTCTGCAACGATTCAGTACTGCCAATATCTCAATCTGGATATCAAGTATTACGCTTTGAATCTCGAAGCGTATAAAAACATGCTCACAAGAATTATCGATCACTCGAATATTATAAAGAATCGCTCCCTGGATAGTCTTGTCCTCTACACTAAACGTTTCAAGCTAACAGAGGACCAAACAGTCTCATCTGACGGATCAGAGCCAAAACCTGTCTCAAAAGATATCCATGCATCTACACGGTTACTGTACCCATCGTTTTCTACATTTATTGGCACGAATGAGGACACATTGACGTTTTTCAGATCTTCGGAACCATTTGAAGTCTCGACAAAGCCCAATCCAGGTTATAAAGGATTAGAACACCAGATTTTTACCAATGGCTCTCTTTTCCGCATAGGGGGGCCTAATCTACTGAGTTCCCTTGAAAGCATTGGTATTGAGTCCTTAGGCCACGGAATCGAGAACCAAAATTCTGCTGTAAACTCCGCAATCGATGTTAACGATGGGTCTAACGACGCTCAAGAATTATTTTACCCCTATGCTTTGTTCTACGACAGGGActtgttcttctcaaatttgATAGCCGAAGTTCTAGTACCACCCAAGTAG
- the SPP381 gene encoding U4/U6-U5 snRNP complex subunit SPP381 (ancestral locus Anc_3.112), which translates to MSMSVRHFRGKSSRVDDSLESVVEDTTQPVISRQDEISDSESSDDEPEETSSSEEDEKVVAIQRPQFLNKVKRQQTDAAAEDREAKRRDTLNERIRQENLASEAREKLESQLSTAFGTNDDLLRRILALDDNDAVDPEHERQEWLIRCAIRKKLRRDALLAKQLEMEQYEANKLNIGQPADPVNKCETALLKPELESTGNARFKKPSQQWKPSKALNPRFSSSTGMPEQKEETEYSYI; encoded by the coding sequence ATGAGTATGAGTGTCAGGCATTTCAGGGGGAAGTCGAGCCGGGTTGATGATTCTCTTGAGTCAGTTGTAGAAGATACAACTCAACCAGTGATTTCTAGGCAGGACGAGATATCTGATAGCGAAAGTAGCGATGACGAGCCTGAGGAAACAAGTAGTagcgaggaagacgagaaGGTGGTTGCAATTCAAAGGCCACAATTCTTAAACAAGGTCAAAAGACAGCAAACAGATGCCGCTGCTGAAGACAGAGAAGCCAAGAGGCGAGATACTTTGAATGAGAGGATAAGGCAGGAGAATCTAGCGTCAGAAGCCCGAGAGAAGCTGGAATCGCAGCTGAGCACAGCTTTCGGCACAAACGACGACCTTTTGAGGCGAATTCTGGCCTTGGATGATAACGATGCTGTCGATCCCGAGCATGAGAGACAAGAATGGCTAATCAGATGTGCTATTAGGAAGAAACTTCGAAGAGATGCTCTGCTAGCGAAGCAATTGGAAATGGAACAGTACGAAGCAAACAAGCTGAATATCGGGCAGCCGGCTGATCCCGTCAACAAATGCGAAACTGCTTTACTGAAGCCTGAACTTGAATCTACCGGTAATGCCCGCTTCAAGAAACCAAGCCAGCAATGGAAGCCCTCAAAGGCCCTGAATCCAAGGTTTTCTAGCTCGACCGGAATGCCAGAGCAGAAGGAAGAGACAGAATATTCTTATATATAA
- the MSH2 gene encoding mismatch repair ATPase MSH2 (ancestral locus Anc_3.107), with translation MSSSRPELKFSDVSEERGFYRRFVNLPEKPFTTIRIVDKGEYYTVIGEDANFVAENIYHTHSVLKDCKVDPVAAKEFKGPQKYVTVSPQVVSNLLKTCLLELNYKVEIYDKQWKLLKSASPGNIEQVQDIMNLSMDSSVVMASLKLQFNSQEGYCVIGVSFVDTSDYKIGMLDIIDNEVFSNLESFLIQLGVRECLVPDVSKNENVAAEVKKITGVIERCGSVATFVKSQDFSEKDVELDLAKLVGDELALSLPKHSNLALGACRALLGYLQLLSEQDQMGKYEIVQHSLEEFIKLDASAIKALNLFPQNQSRSFTTPNVPNVSFGGLDSNRSKISSLFQLLNNCKTNAGVRLLNEWLKQPLTDVDKITKRHILVEYLIDQLELRQMLQSDYLPSIPDVRRLTKKLLRSGNLEDVLKIYQFCKQIPEITQLLDSFLNDDQISEEVKNLIRMVWLEPLLAQTDPLSNLKEMVETTVDLQVYEECNEYMIKVEFNEELASIRQKLDALRDQINAIHLDSAEDLGFDPEKKLKLENHHIHGWCMRLTRNDAKELRKHKQYLELSTVKAGIYFSTRQLKEIASETAVLQKEYERQQSALVKEIVSITLTYSPVLERLSLVLANLDVLCSFAHASSYAPIPYVRPTMWALNDKRKTRLVNSRHPVLEMQDDVAFISNDVLLDDEAGNFLIITGPNMGGKSTYIRQVGVISLMAQIGCFVPCEEAEIAVVDAILCRVGAGDSQLKGVSTFMVEMLETASILKNATRNSLIIVDELGRGTSTYDGFGLAWAIAEHIAGKIGCFALFATHFHELTALADKLPNVRNMHVVAHIEKGEQSRSDSDDITLLYKVEPGISDQSFGIHVAEVVQFPQKIIKMAKRKADELESLKKFNGDIKRAKLTQEELSEGSKALKILLKDWVRQLKEQGLENPEKLSEQESQEKIQELLRSLTQKATASNDNYLKYLSETLL, from the coding sequence atgtcatcttcgaggCCAGAGCTGAAATTCTCAGATGTGTCTGAAGAACGTGGATTTTATAGAAGGTTTGTGAACTTGCCAGAGAAGCCATTCACAACGATAAGGATCGTGGACAAAGGCGAATACTACACTGTCATTGGTGAAGATGCAAATTTTGTGGCGGAGAACATATATCATACGCATTCTGTGCTGAAGGATTGTAAGGTGGATCCTGTTGCTGCCAAGGAATTTAAAGGTCCACAGAAATATGTTACGGTTTCACCGCAGGTCGTCAGCAATCTGCTTAAAACTTGTCTTCTAGAGCTCAACTATAAGGTGGAAATTTATGATAAGCAATGGAAACTGCTCAAGAGTGCCTCACCGGGGAACATCGAGCAAGTACAGGACATAATGAATCTTTCTATGGATTCGTCCGTCGTAATGGCAAGTTTGAAGCTACAGTTTAATTCTCAAGAAGGCTATTGCGTGATTGGAGTGTCGTTCGTGGACACTAGTGACTACAAAATCGGTATGCTGGATATTATCGACAATGAAGTGTTCTCCAATTTGGAGAGCTTTTTAATCCAACTGGGAGTGAGAGAATGCTTGGTTCCGGATGTCAGCAAGAACGAGAATGTTGCTGCAGAGGTCAAGAAAATAACCGGTGTCATCGAGCGCTGTGGTTCGGTAGCTACATTCGTCAAGAGCCAGGATTTTTCTGAGAAAGACGTGGAGCTTGATCTGGCTAAGTTGGTGGGCGACGAGTTGGCGTTATCCTTGCCAAAACACTCCAATCTGGCTTTGGGGGCATGCAGAGCTCTTTTGGGTTATTTGCAGCTTCTAAGcgaacaagatcaaatgGGAAAATACGAAATAGTGCAACATTCTCTCGAGGAGTTTATCAAGCTGGATGCTTCTGCCATTAAAGCTTTGAACCTTTTCCCACAGAATCAGTCTCGTTCATTTACCACACCGAACGTACCCAACGTTTCGTTCGGCGGTCTGGACTCAAACCGCAGCAAGATCTCATCATTATTCCAATTGCTCAACAATTGTAAGACAAATGCGGGCGTGAGGCTACTCAATGAATGGCTCAAACAGCCACTAACTGATGTTGACAAAATCACTAAAAGACATATATTGGTTGAATATCTCATAGATCAATTGGAGCTGAGACAAATGCTACAATCTGATTACTTACCATCCATTCCTGATGTTCGTCGCTTGACTAAAAAACTGCTAAGGAGTGGTAATCTGGAAGACGTTCTCAAGATCTACCAGTTTTGTAAACAAATACCAGAGATCACGCAGCTCTTGGATTCCTTCTTAAACGATGATCAGATTTCAGAGGAggtcaagaacttgatcAGAATGGTTTGGCTTGAACCCCTACTTGCTCAGACTGACCCTCTATCGAATCTGAAAGAAATGGTCGAAACTACCGTCGATTTGCAGGTTTACGAAGAATGCAACGAGTACATGATTAAGGTGGAATTTAACGAAGAATTGGCCAGCATCAGACAAAAGCTCGATGCTTTAAGGGATCAAATCAACGCTATCCATCTAGATTCGGCCGAGGATCTCGGTTTTGATCCagaaaagaagctgaagctgGAGAATCATCACATCCACGGATGGTGTATGCGGTTAACTCGTAACGATGCCAAGGAGCTACGAAAGCATAAACAGTACTTGGAGCTTTCAACAGTAAAGGCGGGGATCTATTTCAGTACCAGGCAACTGAAGGAAATTGCCAGTGAAACCGCAGTTCTACAGAAAGAGTATGAGAGGCAGCAATCGGCTCTTGTGAAGGAAATTGTCAGCATAACATTGACATATAGTCCGGTCCTTGAACGTTTATCTCTGGTGTTGGCCAACCTGGATGTGTTGTGCTCGTTTGCTCACGCATCTTCGTACGCACCTATTCCCTACGTTAGACCTACGATGTGGGCCCTCAATGATAAAAGAAAGACACGCCTCGTCAATTCAAGACATCCTGTGTTGGAGATGCAGGACGACGTAGCATTCATTTCGAACGACGTCctgcttgatgatgaggcAGGcaatttcctcatcatTACAGGACCTAATATGGGCGGTAAATCCACTTACATTAGACAGGTCGGTGTCATCTCTCTCATGGCGCAGATCGGATGTTTTGTACCATGTGAAGAGGCAGAAATTGCCGTTGTCGACGCCATTTTGTGCAGGGTTGGCGCTGGAGATTCTCAGCTGAAAGGCGTTTCCACTTTCATGGTGGAGATGCTCGAAACTGCATCCATCCTAAAAAATGCCACCCGGAACTCTCTAATCATTGTTGATGAATTAGGGCGCGGGACAAGCACCTATGATGGTTTCGGACTAGCGTGGGCGATAGCTGAACATATCGCTGGCAAGATCGGCTGCTTCGCTCTATTTGCAACCCATTTCCATGAGCTAACGGCGCTGGCAGATAAACTGCCCAATGTGCGAAACATGCACGTTGTAGCCCACATCGAGAAAGGTGAGCAAAGTCgcagcgacagcgacgatATTACACTATTATACAAGGTCGAACCTGGAATCTCCGATCAATCCTTTGGTATTCATGTTGCTGAAGTCGTTCAATTCCCACAAAAGATAATCAAGATGGCAAAACGCAAAGCCGATGAGCTCgaaagcttgaagaaattcaatGGGGACATCAAAAGAGCAAAGTTAACTCAAGAAGAGCTTTCAGAGGGCAGTAAAGCCCTAAAGATCTTGCTTAAGGATTGGGTGCGCCAATTAAAGGAACAAGGACTTGAAAACCCCGAGAAGTTGTCCGAGCAGGAGTCTcaagaaaagattcaagaactacTCAGGTCATTGACGCAAAAGGCCACTGCCAGCAACGATAACTACTTGAAATATCTTTCCGAGACGCTGCTATGA
- the APD1 gene encoding Apd1p (ancestral locus Anc_3.110), translated as MVGITDFFRRKKDGVDPKATEDIAKVVDICDGTSSCGSDCEEIAELAKGDQVYEGLKIDHEEPLYNSSKPPKVHFVVPTSQIDWEHDACLEDKSSVQYQVYQWCQKHNDQFSGVGKGQTLSCAVSSLPKDIMDVEVMRGTKNNVLVLPHFIWINGLESDKVDQTLGELVPKLLSPDLVVDRLLEEHSMLSRAVERSFVLVCSHTRRDKRCGVLAPYLKKAFDKHLQKQGLYRDNSDFRPDGVNVAFVNHVGGHKFAANVQIFLRDPCILIWLGRVKPTNVPFIVDDILVPEKPRLQWPEKVRCVQKYAAW; from the coding sequence ATGGTTGGTATTACAGATTTCTTCCGCCGCAAGAAGGACGGGGTTGACCCAAAGGCTACCGAGGACATCGCGAAGGTGGTGGATATCTGCGACGGGACGTCTAGTTGCGGTAGCGATTGTGAAGAGATTGCAGAATTGGCTAAGGGTGATCAGGTTTACGAGGGTTTAAAGATTGACCATGAAGAGCCCCTGTACAACTCTTCGAAGCCTCCAAAGGTTCATTTTGTTGTTCCAACATCTCAGATAGACTGGGAACATGACGCCTGTTTAGAGGACAAGTCGTCTGTGCAGTACCAAGTTTACCAATGGTGCCAGAAGCACAACGACCAGTTTTCTGGCGTGGGAAAAGGCCAAACTCTGTCTTGTGCTGTGTCGTCTTTACCAAAGGACATCATGGACGTTGAAGTGATGCGTGGGACAAAGAACAATGTGCTGGTATTGCCACATTTCATCTGGATAAACGGTCTCGAGAGTGATAAAGTGGACCAGACGCTGGGCGAATTGGTGCCCAAGTTGTTAAGCCCGGATCTCGTTGTTGATAGATTGCTCGAAGAGCATTCGATGCTATCGAGAGCCGTCGAGAGATCGTTTGTCCTGGTCTGTTCGCACACAAGGAGAGATAAGAGATGCGGTGTATTGGCTCCTTatctgaagaaggctttTGACAAGCATTTGCAGAAGCAGGGCTTATACAGGGACAACTCGGACTTCCGCCCAGATGGCGTGAATGTTGCATTTGTGAACCACGTCGGCGGACATAAGTTCGCTGCTAACGTTCAGATTTTCCTGAGGGATCCCTGTATATTGATCTGGCTGGGCCGCGTAAAACCAACAAACGTTCCCTTCATTGTTGACGATATACTTGTTCCCGAGAAGCCCAGGCTGCAATGGCCAGAGAAGGTCAGATGCGTCCAGAAATATGCTGCCTGGTGA